In Desulfobacter hydrogenophilus, the genomic stretch TCAAGTCTGTTTGATCGGTTTTCCCTGTTTCCTGACCTGAAAACCATGTCTAAATCTTTGGACAAGGTGTACGGACTACTCAAGGGCGAGCCCACAGATGCATTTTTGTTTGGTACGCTGTGGCGGGTCAAAACGGCGGTGAATTCTGGAGCCATAGCTGATCCCCTTGATTTTAATGCCGGCATGATGTGGATCGCCCCGATTATGCCCATGACCGGGGCGACGGCAGAGCGTTTGATTCAATTGGTGAATCCGGTGTTTGAAAAATACGCTTTCGAGCCCTTGATCACGGTGTCACTGATAACGGAGCGAGCCATGGTCAGCGTCATTACCATTGCCTATGATAAGGATAATCCAGAGGAATGCATACGGGCACAGGAATGTTATGATGCTTTTTTTAGCCTTATCATGTCCCAGGGATATGTGCCGTACCGAACCAATATCCATACCATGAAAAAACTGGCAGACCGATCCCAGACCTTCTGGGAGATAACAAAAGAGATAAAATCGGTATTGGACCCTGAGGGAATCATCGCCCCTGGACGATATCAGCCATTTGACAAGGAGTAAGAGTGCATTGGCTTTTACTGCAGTTCGAAGAGGCGCTGTTCAGCCTCGTGGTAAAGATTTGAATTTTCAGGGGCCAACTGCTTGACCACCTGCCAGGCTTTGATGGCCTGTCGGGCTCGGCCGCATGTTTCATACGTCTGGGCAAGGTCCTTATGGAATATGACAGTGTCCGGGGATCTTCTTATATTTTTATCCAGATACTTTATGGCCCTGTCTGTCTGGCCGGTTCGTATGTATAGCTGGGCAAGACCATGGATAGCTGGAATAAAGCCGGGCACTTCCCGTAATGCTTTAAGAAAATATTTCTGGGCAACAGGGTAGTTGTTCTGTGCCAGCTGTGCCCACCCGATATTGGCTAATGGGTAATGGGGCGTGGGGTAGGTGATATCTTCAAGAACCATGTTGAATGTCTTTATGGCAATATTCGGTTTATCATCCCTAAGGTAGGCTACACCAAGATTGTTTAGGGCCTCGGTGTAATCAGGCTTGAGTGACAGGGCTTTGTTAAAGGCCGTTATGCCCATATCATCCCTTTCTTTCCCCATATAGGCTAATCCCAGGCTGTTTTGAATATATGGGTCATCCGGCGCCATTTTTTCTGCTTCAAGCAGTTTATTCAATGCCGCCGTGTAGTTTCCCTGGGTCTGGAACACATCGCCTTCTTTTTTAATAGCCTGGGCGATTTTATTTTGTTTCTGGGTCTGTACCGTTGAGGCGCAGGATGCCATGACGGCACAGAGGCAAACCAGGATAAACGGTTTTATTTTTATTTTCATTGGGCCGGCTCCTTATCTAAGTATAATCACATCAATTTTTTCATTT encodes the following:
- a CDS encoding tetratricopeptide repeat protein; the encoded protein is MKIKIKPFILVCLCAVMASCASTVQTQKQNKIAQAIKKEGDVFQTQGNYTAALNKLLEAEKMAPDDPYIQNSLGLAYMGKERDDMGITAFNKALSLKPDYTEALNNLGVAYLRDDKPNIAIKTFNMVLEDITYPTPHYPLANIGWAQLAQNNYPVAQKYFLKALREVPGFIPAIHGLAQLYIRTGQTDRAIKYLDKNIRRSPDTVIFHKDLAQTYETCGRARQAIKAWQVVKQLAPENSNLYHEAEQRLFELQ